A window of Thermosynechococcus sp. NK55a contains these coding sequences:
- the dcd gene encoding dCTP deaminase, whose protein sequence is MIKNDVWIRAMAVQGMIQPFEPTLVRRVAEQPVISFGLSSYGYDIRLSPKEFRIFRHVPGTVVDPKNFNPANLEFAPLHEDANGMFFILPAHSYGLGVALERLQVPENVTVLCIGKSSYARAGIIANLTPAEAGWRGHLTLEFSNSSSADCRIYANEGVVQLLFFEGEPCDVSYETRRGKYQDQPEAVTLARV, encoded by the coding sequence ATGATTAAAAATGACGTTTGGATTCGGGCCATGGCTGTCCAAGGCATGATTCAGCCGTTTGAGCCAACATTAGTGCGGCGGGTGGCTGAGCAGCCCGTGATTAGTTTTGGTCTTTCTTCCTACGGTTACGATATTCGCCTCAGCCCCAAGGAGTTTCGTATCTTTCGCCATGTGCCCGGGACAGTGGTGGATCCAAAGAACTTTAACCCTGCCAATTTAGAATTTGCCCCCCTCCATGAGGATGCCAATGGCATGTTTTTTATTTTGCCCGCCCATTCCTACGGCCTTGGGGTCGCCCTAGAACGGCTACAGGTACCCGAAAATGTCACGGTTCTGTGTATTGGTAAAAGTTCCTATGCACGGGCGGGAATTATCGCCAACTTGACACCGGCAGAAGCGGGCTGGCGAGGCCATCTGACCTTAGAATTTTCGAATTCCTCCAGTGCCGATTGCCGTATCTATGCCAATGAGGGAGTTGTGCAGTTGCTCTTTTTTGAAGGTGAACCCTGTGATGTGAGTTATGAAACACGGCGGGGCAAATACCAAGATCAGCCGGAGGCCGTTACATTGGCGCGGGTTTGA
- a CDS encoding glycosyltransferase family 2 protein translates to MNFRNASRSTSLLSIVVPTKGRTSTLTWALKTALCQHGDDVEILVSDNDTSSATKNLIDHLGDTKIRYVKTPRRLSMTDHWNFAISASRGDYVLVLGDDDGLLPDAVERVRRTIEIHRPDVIYGPMDFYRWPVGDEPGMVTWIARSGSDHEVDLLALRRRILRMGGARWETLPSVYRAFVHRRVLDELYVKTGKYCDSLIPDVYTGFAIAGLQPLRAFCLSYPIAICAMSYAPNQKPMPKINETEQQLALSHIAEYDDLGYLVSLPPFFPRTFNSFAESMLLAVSRFPEERRGSDLNYSAHLAWMLSWSRAADPFEIYRLRNDLQPFGFNFIEFAFWYSAYKVRHWYSHMLSRRIAKRSSNNVDLADVVSAAHYLMEWHRKTVRSR, encoded by the coding sequence ATGAACTTCCGGAATGCGTCACGTAGCACGAGTCTTCTTTCCATAGTGGTCCCGACAAAAGGGCGTACCTCAACTCTTACGTGGGCGTTAAAAACAGCACTATGCCAGCATGGCGATGACGTAGAGATCCTTGTGTCTGACAATGACACGTCTTCTGCTACCAAAAACCTAATTGACCACCTGGGCGACACCAAAATTCGCTACGTTAAGACGCCCCGACGCCTGTCTATGACTGACCACTGGAATTTTGCCATATCGGCGTCGCGTGGCGACTACGTTCTGGTCCTAGGAGACGATGACGGGCTTCTGCCTGACGCCGTGGAGCGAGTGCGACGTACTATTGAAATACACCGCCCAGACGTGATCTATGGACCGATGGACTTTTACCGCTGGCCAGTGGGCGATGAGCCGGGCATGGTTACGTGGATCGCAAGGAGCGGCTCCGATCACGAAGTGGACTTGCTTGCATTGAGAAGACGCATACTTCGCATGGGCGGCGCACGCTGGGAAACATTGCCATCTGTCTATAGAGCATTTGTACACCGGCGCGTTCTTGACGAGCTTTATGTAAAAACGGGTAAGTACTGCGATAGCCTGATTCCAGATGTGTATACAGGGTTCGCAATTGCTGGATTGCAACCGTTGCGCGCCTTCTGCCTTTCGTATCCTATCGCGATTTGTGCTATGTCTTACGCTCCAAACCAAAAGCCGATGCCAAAAATTAACGAGACAGAGCAGCAACTAGCTTTATCGCATATAGCGGAATACGACGATCTGGGCTATCTTGTGTCGCTACCACCTTTTTTTCCCAGGACTTTCAACAGCTTCGCTGAAAGTATGTTGCTTGCGGTCTCACGCTTTCCTGAAGAGAGAAGAGGGAGCGATCTCAACTACAGTGCCCATTTGGCATGGATGCTAAGCTGGTCGCGGGCCGCGGATCCCTTCGAAATCTATCGCCTGAGAAATGATCTGCAGCCGTTCGGATTTAATTTTATCGAGTTCGCGTTTTGGTATTCTGCATACAAGGTGCGTCACTGGTACTCACATATGTTAAGCAGACGTATAGCTAAACGATCATCCAATAATGTAGATCTGGCTGATGTTGTTTCAGCAGCGCACTATCTTATGGAGTGGCATCGGAAGACTGTCCGCTCAAGATGA
- a CDS encoding class I SAM-dependent methyltransferase, translating into MKTHRCPVCEHAQLKPFLQRSQVPVHQNLVMTSQDAARTVTRGELDLVICEACGFVFNQAFDLSRLSYGEAYDNTQSCSAYFDAYLDGLVQDMVERQGVRNCTIVEVGCGKGHFLKKLVRYPGANNTGFGFDPSYVGPLTDLDGRLQFRTCYYNHSCTDIAADVVVCRHVIEHVPEPLEILRSVRAALASSPKARVFFETPCVEWILRHRVIWDFFYEHCSLFTADSLGLAFRRTGFAVERVEHIFGGQYLWLEARVADIDETLPIASETIRLAMTYAADEQKLREVWLARLHNLRQNGKVALWGAGAKGATFANLVDPDCTLIDCVIDLNPNKQGCFIPGTGHPIVAPADLPARGVRNALLMNPNYRQENLQLLAKAGIELNLIDWNE; encoded by the coding sequence ATGAAGACACATCGCTGCCCAGTGTGCGAGCACGCGCAACTCAAACCTTTCTTACAGCGCTCCCAGGTTCCCGTTCACCAGAATCTGGTAATGACCAGTCAGGATGCCGCCCGCACGGTGACGCGCGGTGAGCTCGACTTGGTCATTTGCGAGGCATGCGGCTTTGTCTTCAACCAGGCTTTTGACTTGTCGCGCTTGAGTTACGGCGAGGCCTATGACAATACCCAGTCTTGCTCTGCCTATTTCGACGCCTATCTGGATGGCCTGGTGCAGGACATGGTGGAGCGACAGGGCGTACGCAACTGCACGATTGTGGAGGTCGGTTGCGGCAAGGGGCACTTTCTCAAGAAGCTGGTCAGGTACCCGGGCGCCAACAACACAGGCTTTGGATTCGATCCCAGCTATGTGGGGCCGCTGACTGACTTGGACGGGCGACTGCAATTTCGTACTTGTTACTACAACCACAGCTGTACTGACATAGCCGCAGACGTGGTGGTCTGTCGCCATGTGATCGAGCACGTTCCTGAGCCCTTGGAAATACTCCGCTCGGTGCGTGCAGCCCTGGCGTCGTCGCCGAAGGCCAGAGTGTTTTTCGAGACACCCTGTGTCGAGTGGATTTTGCGCCACCGGGTAATCTGGGATTTTTTCTACGAGCACTGCTCGCTTTTTACCGCAGACTCTCTGGGACTGGCCTTCCGGCGCACCGGCTTTGCTGTAGAGCGCGTTGAGCACATCTTTGGTGGGCAGTATCTGTGGCTAGAAGCCCGAGTAGCGGACATCGATGAAACCTTGCCGATCGCTAGTGAAACCATCCGACTGGCAATGACCTACGCAGCCGATGAACAGAAGCTCAGAGAAGTCTGGTTGGCACGCCTGCATAACTTGCGTCAGAACGGGAAAGTAGCCTTGTGGGGCGCTGGCGCCAAAGGCGCGACCTTTGCCAATCTGGTCGATCCTGACTGCACTCTGATCGATTGTGTCATCGATCTGAATCCCAACAAACAGGGCTGCTTCATTCCGGGCACAGGCCATCCGATTGTTGCGCCTGCCGATCTGCCTGCTCGTGGAGTGCGCAACGCCCTGCTGATGAACCCAAACTACCGACAAGAAAACCTACAACTGCTAGCCAAGGCTGGCATTGAACTAAATTTGATTGACTGGAACGAATGA
- a CDS encoding class I SAM-dependent methyltransferase → MGSGSGLHSLAALRLGARQVVAIDIDADSVATTQAVLQRFAPDGPWKVEAKSVFELDPRESGVFEIVYSWGVLHHTGDMFFALRSAAAMVAPEGFFVFALYRRIWMDWFWRWEKRWYAQASHSAQARARWVYVTLYRLGLRLTGRRFEDYVTNYRSKRGMSFEHDVHDWLGGWPYESISSREVQDAMKALGFSAVKQFARKGRFLGKDPGFFGSGCDEYVYRKEACAD, encoded by the coding sequence ATCGGAAGCGGCTCGGGTCTGCACAGTCTCGCGGCCCTTCGCCTCGGGGCGCGGCAGGTGGTGGCGATAGACATCGACGCCGATTCCGTGGCGACCACGCAGGCGGTGTTACAGCGCTTCGCGCCGGATGGGCCGTGGAAAGTGGAAGCCAAAAGTGTCTTCGAGCTGGATCCGAGGGAATCCGGTGTTTTTGAGATCGTGTATTCCTGGGGTGTGCTGCATCATACCGGCGACATGTTCTTTGCCTTGCGTTCGGCGGCAGCCATGGTCGCGCCGGAAGGCTTCTTCGTGTTCGCCCTTTACCGGCGCATATGGATGGACTGGTTCTGGCGCTGGGAGAAGCGCTGGTATGCGCAGGCATCGCATTCAGCCCAGGCGCGGGCGCGATGGGTGTATGTGACCCTTTATCGCCTGGGCCTACGGCTGACCGGCCGACGGTTCGAGGATTATGTGACTAACTATCGCAGCAAGCGTGGCATGAGTTTCGAGCACGATGTGCACGACTGGCTGGGCGGCTGGCCTTATGAGTCGATCTCGTCTCGAGAGGTGCAAGACGCGATGAAAGCGCTTGGCTTCTCAGCGGTCAAGCAATTCGCACGCAAAGGGCGCTTTTTGGGGAAAGACCCTGGGTTCTTCGGTTCTGGCTGCGATGAATATGTGTACCGGAAAGAAGCATGTGCGGACTGA
- a CDS encoding glycosyltransferase, giving the protein MFRVLFVPTGLSTGGAERQLAQLLAHLHGTKLEAAVVSLGPRGAVSGQIEALGVPVWHLGLSYNPLNLPYAAARLAMIARRFRPHVIQGWMYHGNLAASLVGRVLGRPVIWGVRQSLYDLAREKPLTRQVIRLLARWSQSPAAIVYNAHLARAQHEHFGFAQERGCVIGNAFDGRQYRPDPQARRSVRAELGISQDAPLIGLIARYHPMKGHDIFLSAAQHLAVRRPDVHFLLAGRDVTPAHPLFAPHGRSGPLAGRLHLLGERADIPRLTAALDIASSSSSWGEAFSNALAEALLCGVPVVATDVGDARIIVGDAGIVVPPGDARALASGWQALLDRGPEARQAMGWAGRERLLAQHSVEAVAQAYVQLYERIQDR; this is encoded by the coding sequence GTGTTTCGTGTTTTGTTTGTCCCCACCGGCCTTTCCACCGGCGGCGCGGAAAGACAGCTCGCGCAGCTGCTTGCACATCTGCATGGTACGAAGCTCGAGGCTGCCGTGGTGTCGCTGGGGCCGCGTGGGGCGGTGTCTGGGCAGATCGAAGCCCTCGGCGTTCCCGTGTGGCATCTGGGGCTCAGCTACAATCCCCTCAATTTGCCTTATGCGGCGGCCCGTTTGGCGATGATCGCCCGCCGCTTCCGGCCCCATGTCATCCAGGGCTGGATGTATCACGGCAATCTTGCCGCAAGCCTGGTCGGCCGCGTGCTGGGCCGGCCGGTGATCTGGGGCGTGCGGCAATCCCTCTACGATCTCGCCAGGGAAAAACCGCTCACCAGGCAGGTCATTCGGCTGTTGGCGCGCTGGTCGCAGAGTCCGGCGGCCATCGTATATAACGCCCACCTCGCCCGCGCTCAGCACGAGCACTTTGGTTTTGCGCAGGAGCGCGGGTGTGTGATCGGTAACGCTTTCGATGGGCGGCAGTATCGGCCAGACCCGCAAGCGCGCCGCAGCGTGCGGGCAGAACTTGGCATTTCTCAGGATGCACCGCTCATCGGGCTCATTGCCCGCTACCACCCCATGAAGGGGCACGACATCTTTCTCTCCGCGGCACAACACCTTGCCGTTCGCCGCCCGGACGTGCATTTTCTACTCGCCGGGCGAGACGTGACGCCGGCCCACCCGCTCTTTGCTCCGCATGGGCGGAGCGGGCCGCTGGCCGGACGGCTGCATCTTCTGGGCGAACGCGCCGATATCCCGCGGCTAACCGCCGCACTGGACATCGCTTCTTCTTCTTCTTCTTGGGGGGAGGCATTTTCCAACGCGCTCGCCGAGGCGCTGCTGTGTGGCGTGCCGGTGGTGGCGACGGATGTGGGGGACGCCAGAATCATCGTCGGAGATGCCGGGATCGTGGTGCCGCCCGGCGACGCCCGTGCGCTGGCCAGCGGGTGGCAGGCCCTGCTGGATCGGGGGCCCGAAGCGCGCCAAGCCATGGGATGGGCCGGACGGGAACGGTTGCTGGCGCAGCACTCGGTTGAGGCAGTGGCCCAAGCGTATGTTCAACTCTACGAAAGGATCCAGGACCGATGA
- a CDS encoding Era-like GTP-binding protein, with protein sequence MSSSAILDLAAKCLGELLGWHQVHHPHLAAHWQALYGLRDRLHQPAWHIVVLGQVGRGKSALLNALYGEAIFPVGAIHGTTQWPRTVRWHCQDQIVDLTDTPGLDEVAGSDRESMTWSAVETADLVLFVTQDSFTPVECQARDRLRTLRIPHKLILAKADLYPPMAEGIAVSSTTGQGIPELRQLLQQWLQQEAPQARALRILHQASQVEQSLGAALGPQDTSAWSWLTAQMVASLLLPGGFFDVVLAMISTLAYIRKACQAYGVPFPLPAFGSLSQFVLLWYAAIYLTSWPGLTFGTDLWGVNTNVVLQGGVIFWGYQQIRRRLDPYLQQGYQWGHHGPQRLLQQLTQTRANVTASG encoded by the coding sequence GTGAGTAGCTCAGCCATTCTGGACCTGGCTGCTAAATGCTTAGGGGAACTCTTAGGGTGGCATCAGGTGCATCATCCGCACCTAGCTGCCCACTGGCAGGCTCTCTATGGGTTGCGCGATCGCCTGCACCAGCCTGCATGGCACATTGTTGTCCTTGGCCAAGTGGGGCGGGGCAAGTCTGCACTTTTGAATGCCCTCTATGGCGAAGCTATTTTTCCCGTGGGCGCTATCCATGGCACCACCCAATGGCCGCGCACCGTTCGCTGGCACTGTCAAGATCAAATCGTTGATCTCACAGATACTCCCGGGCTGGATGAAGTGGCGGGTAGTGACCGCGAAAGCATGACATGGAGTGCCGTTGAGACTGCTGATCTTGTCCTTTTTGTGACCCAAGACAGCTTCACCCCCGTTGAATGCCAAGCCCGCGATCGCCTGCGCACCCTTAGGATTCCCCACAAGCTCATTCTCGCCAAGGCGGATCTCTACCCACCAATGGCTGAAGGTATTGCCGTGAGCAGCACAACGGGTCAGGGAATTCCAGAACTGCGACAGCTACTTCAACAGTGGCTACAACAGGAGGCTCCTCAAGCCCGTGCTCTACGAATTCTCCACCAAGCCAGTCAAGTTGAACAGAGCCTCGGGGCAGCTCTTGGCCCCCAAGACACGTCGGCATGGTCTTGGTTAACCGCACAGATGGTGGCTAGCCTACTGCTGCCGGGGGGATTTTTCGATGTGGTGCTGGCCATGATCAGTACCCTTGCTTATATCCGCAAAGCGTGCCAAGCCTACGGCGTGCCTTTTCCCCTGCCGGCTTTTGGGAGTCTGAGTCAGTTTGTCTTGCTGTGGTATGCGGCGATTTATCTCACCAGTTGGCCAGGCTTAACCTTCGGCACTGACCTCTGGGGAGTCAATACCAATGTTGTTCTACAGGGGGGAGTGATCTTCTGGGGTTACCAACAGATTCGCCGCCGGCTCGACCCCTATCTTCAGCAGGGCTATCAGTGGGGACACCATGGACCCCAACGACTGTTGCAGCAACTCACTCAAACCCGCGCCAATGTAACGGCCTCCGGCTGA
- a CDS encoding cephalosporin hydroxylase family protein: protein MEGDMYRKFKAEGNTEIAAMGQLPALAKLTNSWIKSVTQFKYSYHFEWLGRPIIQYPQDMVAMQELIWQIKPDLIIETGIAHGGSLILYASMLALLDVCEAIEAGTVIDPRQSRRKVLGIDIEIRPHNRAAIDAHPMRSRIQMLEGSSIAPEIIEQVRQIAQGYQRVLVCLDSNHTHDHVLAELNAYAPLVSVGSYCVVFDTIVEDMPKELFPDRPWGPGNNPKTAVWEYLRTHPEFEIDKSIQHKLLITVAPDGYLKRVS, encoded by the coding sequence ATGGAAGGTGATATGTATCGCAAATTCAAAGCAGAAGGCAACACAGAAATTGCGGCAATGGGGCAGCTCCCAGCTTTGGCAAAATTGACAAATAGTTGGATTAAATCGGTTACGCAATTCAAGTATTCCTACCATTTCGAGTGGCTTGGCCGCCCCATTATCCAATACCCCCAAGACATGGTGGCGATGCAGGAGCTCATCTGGCAAATCAAGCCGGATCTCATCATCGAGACCGGCATTGCCCATGGGGGCTCCTTGATTCTCTATGCCTCAATGCTCGCGCTGCTCGATGTGTGCGAGGCCATCGAAGCGGGTACCGTGATCGATCCAAGGCAATCCCGTCGGAAGGTGCTGGGCATCGATATCGAGATTCGACCGCATAATCGAGCCGCCATCGATGCCCACCCAATGAGGAGCCGCATCCAGATGCTCGAGGGCTCCAGCATCGCGCCGGAAATCATCGAGCAGGTGCGGCAGATCGCTCAAGGGTACCAGCGCGTTCTCGTGTGCCTCGACTCCAACCACACCCACGACCACGTGTTGGCAGAGCTCAACGCGTATGCACCTCTGGTGAGTGTTGGTAGCTATTGCGTGGTGTTCGACACCATCGTCGAGGATATGCCCAAAGAACTTTTCCCCGATCGCCCTTGGGGGCCGGGCAACAACCCCAAGACCGCGGTGTGGGAGTACCTCAGGACCCACCCAGAGTTCGAGATCGACAAGAGCATTCAGCACAAGCTTCTCATCACGGTCGCGCCGGATGGCTATTTGAAGCGTGTCAGTTAA
- a CDS encoding pentapeptide repeat-containing protein: MAAKGALVFLLLLLGAPAWATNPADLEQLRRTGSCPKCDLSYARLRGWNLQGADLRGANLNAANLRSANLMGADLSGAILNNADLTKANLTNAKLTGASLLITRLDRAILVGAHLVDAILGGRDRLAQVKTFRDAMLPNGQKAFFLEGPTRRR; the protein is encoded by the coding sequence ATGGCCGCTAAGGGTGCTTTGGTCTTTTTATTGCTCCTTTTAGGTGCTCCGGCTTGGGCTACCAATCCCGCTGATTTAGAACAACTGCGGCGCACGGGTAGCTGCCCCAAGTGCGATCTGAGCTATGCCCGCTTACGGGGATGGAATCTTCAAGGGGCCGATCTGCGGGGAGCTAATCTCAACGCTGCCAATCTGCGCAGTGCCAACCTGATGGGGGCTGATCTGAGTGGCGCTATCCTTAACAATGCTGATTTAACGAAAGCCAATCTCACAAATGCCAAGCTCACAGGCGCCAGTCTCCTCATCACGCGCTTGGATCGAGCAATTCTCGTGGGGGCACACTTGGTAGATGCGATTCTAGGGGGGCGCGATCGCTTGGCACAGGTGAAAACATTCCGCGATGCCATGTTGCCCAACGGTCAAAAAGCATTCTTTTTGGAAGGACCAACCCGCCGTCGCTAG
- a CDS encoding MATE family efflux transporter, whose translation MVKRNLIANYLGQGWMALMGMAFIPLYIEYLGIGAWGVVAFVSSLQAWLLLVDMGLTPAVSREMARFTGGIYTAESIGGLLRAFELVCLSAGALVVAVGVLGAQWITANWLASPGGQADRFATALQISSVVLAGRVLEQGYRGALRGLQHQVWLNAADSVLATLRWGGAAVVIMRWPTLEAFFGWQAFVSLLSVVALRWKTHHVLGSPVKEARADFRMLWAIRHVSGGIGLITFLALLLTQIDKLLLSRLLTLEQYGAYMLAATVAGGLSFLVMPLTLAVAPRLAELVARGDEAGVVQLYRQASQSVAAAIVPVAMTLAVFAHEILALWTGNPTLAHEAAPMLSLLALGTMFNAFMHVPYQTQLAYGWTSLAVKINLAAVTLLVPAIAIFVPIYGAIAAAWIWLVLNVGYVAVGIRFMYKKLLQHEKNDWYRYGVVIPVAISAACLIGIKMTMPSYSPNPLAIVATLFVGLSCSMVLTMTALPILRQRVFDTFRTIRRLR comes from the coding sequence GTGGTCAAGCGCAATCTCATTGCCAACTATCTAGGCCAGGGCTGGATGGCGCTGATGGGGATGGCGTTCATCCCCCTCTACATCGAGTACCTGGGGATTGGCGCTTGGGGTGTGGTGGCGTTCGTGAGTTCTCTGCAGGCCTGGCTTCTGTTGGTGGACATGGGGTTGACACCAGCAGTGAGCAGGGAGATGGCGCGCTTCACAGGAGGCATCTATACGGCGGAGTCCATTGGCGGCCTGCTGCGGGCTTTTGAGCTGGTCTGTTTGAGTGCCGGGGCGCTCGTCGTGGCGGTAGGCGTGCTGGGCGCGCAGTGGATCACCGCAAACTGGCTTGCGAGCCCTGGTGGCCAGGCAGATCGCTTCGCGACTGCCTTGCAAATCAGCAGTGTTGTGCTCGCAGGACGTGTGCTGGAACAGGGTTACCGTGGCGCGCTTCGAGGTCTACAACATCAGGTTTGGCTGAACGCGGCGGATTCCGTGCTGGCGACGCTCCGCTGGGGCGGCGCTGCCGTCGTGATAATGCGCTGGCCGACGCTTGAGGCGTTTTTTGGGTGGCAGGCTTTTGTGTCTCTACTGTCTGTGGTTGCGCTGCGGTGGAAAACGCACCATGTCCTCGGGTCGCCAGTCAAGGAAGCTCGAGCGGATTTCAGGATGCTATGGGCCATCCGGCACGTGAGCGGCGGGATAGGGTTGATCACGTTTCTTGCGCTGTTGCTGACCCAGATAGACAAGTTATTGCTCAGCAGGCTGCTCACGCTGGAGCAATATGGGGCCTATATGCTAGCGGCAACCGTCGCCGGTGGGCTGTCGTTTCTGGTCATGCCCCTTACGTTGGCCGTCGCCCCAAGGCTGGCCGAGTTGGTCGCGCGGGGAGATGAAGCCGGGGTGGTTCAGCTCTATCGCCAAGCCTCCCAGTCGGTGGCGGCGGCCATCGTACCTGTTGCGATGACGCTGGCAGTGTTCGCTCATGAAATCCTCGCCTTGTGGACAGGCAACCCCACCCTCGCCCATGAGGCTGCTCCCATGCTCTCCTTGCTGGCGCTTGGCACGATGTTCAATGCATTCATGCATGTGCCATATCAAACCCAGCTCGCCTACGGATGGACCAGTCTGGCGGTAAAGATCAACCTGGCCGCGGTGACGCTTCTTGTGCCGGCGATCGCTATCTTCGTGCCGATCTATGGCGCCATTGCTGCGGCGTGGATCTGGCTTGTGCTCAATGTGGGCTATGTGGCCGTCGGGATTCGCTTCATGTACAAAAAGCTGCTGCAACATGAGAAGAACGATTGGTACCGCTACGGAGTGGTGATCCCTGTTGCCATATCCGCTGCTTGCCTGATCGGAATTAAAATGACTATGCCCAGTTATTCGCCTAACCCCTTGGCTATCGTTGCTACCCTATTTGTTGGGCTGTCTTGTAGCATGGTTCTCACCATGACTGCGCTGCCGATATTGAGGCAGCGGGTATTTGATACGTTTCGAACCATTCGGAGGTTAAGATGA
- the argS gene encoding arginine--tRNA ligase, whose protein sequence is MVAPLKVLGDRLRSALQAALPLDTFPQPLLVPASQAKFGDYQSNVCLSLAKQLGKAPRELAQEVVAHLEVEDLCQPVEIAGPGFLNFRLKPAFLASTLQAALGSDRLGIPPAREPQRVVVDFSSPNIAKEMHVGHLRSTIIGDCIARILEFQGHNVLRLNHVGDWGTQFGMLIAYLDEVYPDALTTANVLDLGDLVTFYKKAKQRFDSDPEFQQKARAKVVALQQGEEQSRRAWQLLCEQSRREFQKIYDLLDIQLTERGESFYNPFLPAVIEDLAACGLLVEDQGAKVVFLEGFTNKEGQPQPLIIQKSDGGYNYATTDLAALRYRIDKDQADWIIYVTDVGQSTHFAQVFQVAQRAGWVPPHVTLTHVPFGLVLGEDGKRLKTRSGETIRLIDLLTEAIARSRADLEQRLAAEGRTESSEFIDTVARAIGIGAVKYADLSQNRNSNYVFSYDKMLSLQGNTAPYLLYAYVRVQGLTRRGDIDWCTLSPDTPLFLEDETEQNLAKHLVQLEETLDLVSTELLPNRLCQYLFELSQLFNQFYDRCPILSATEPTKQSRLTLAYLTAQTLKLGLSLLGIPVLDRI, encoded by the coding sequence ATGGTTGCTCCTCTAAAGGTTTTGGGCGATCGCCTCCGCAGTGCTCTGCAAGCGGCCCTTCCCCTAGATACCTTTCCCCAACCCCTGTTAGTGCCAGCCAGTCAAGCAAAGTTTGGCGACTATCAATCCAATGTTTGCCTCAGCCTCGCCAAGCAACTGGGCAAAGCGCCCCGTGAGCTAGCCCAAGAGGTTGTGGCACATCTGGAAGTTGAGGATCTCTGTCAACCCGTTGAAATTGCGGGGCCTGGCTTCCTGAACTTTCGCCTAAAACCAGCGTTTTTGGCCTCCACTCTGCAAGCTGCTCTTGGGAGCGATCGCTTGGGCATTCCGCCAGCACGAGAGCCACAACGGGTGGTGGTTGATTTTTCCAGCCCCAACATTGCCAAGGAAATGCACGTGGGTCATCTGCGCTCCACAATTATTGGTGACTGCATTGCCCGCATTCTTGAATTTCAAGGCCATAATGTTCTGCGGCTCAACCATGTGGGGGACTGGGGTACCCAATTTGGCATGCTGATTGCCTACTTGGATGAGGTTTATCCTGACGCCCTGACTACCGCTAATGTCCTTGACTTGGGGGACTTAGTAACATTTTACAAAAAGGCCAAGCAACGCTTTGACAGCGATCCTGAATTTCAGCAAAAAGCACGGGCAAAGGTGGTCGCACTTCAGCAAGGGGAAGAGCAGAGTCGCCGTGCTTGGCAGCTCCTGTGTGAGCAATCCCGCCGCGAGTTTCAAAAGATCTATGATCTGCTGGATATTCAACTCACAGAGCGAGGGGAGTCCTTCTACAATCCCTTTTTACCGGCGGTGATTGAGGACTTGGCTGCTTGCGGCCTACTGGTGGAAGATCAGGGGGCAAAGGTGGTCTTCCTCGAGGGCTTCACCAATAAAGAAGGGCAACCCCAACCCTTGATTATTCAGAAGTCCGATGGGGGCTACAACTACGCAACCACGGATTTAGCTGCCCTCCGCTATCGCATTGACAAAGACCAAGCCGATTGGATTATTTACGTCACTGATGTTGGGCAGTCCACCCACTTTGCCCAGGTGTTTCAGGTGGCGCAGCGCGCTGGTTGGGTGCCGCCCCATGTAACGTTAACCCATGTCCCCTTTGGCTTGGTCCTGGGGGAGGATGGCAAACGCTTGAAAACCCGCTCAGGGGAAACAATTCGCCTCATCGATTTACTGACGGAGGCGATCGCCCGTAGTCGAGCAGATTTAGAGCAGCGTCTTGCTGCCGAAGGTCGCACCGAGTCCTCTGAATTTATTGATACCGTGGCACGGGCGATCGGCATCGGTGCTGTCAAGTATGCCGATCTCAGCCAAAACCGCAACAGCAACTACGTCTTTAGCTACGACAAGATGCTCTCTTTACAAGGCAACACTGCGCCCTACCTCCTCTATGCCTATGTGCGTGTCCAAGGCCTAACACGGCGCGGCGACATTGATTGGTGTACCCTCTCACCAGATACCCCCCTATTTCTAGAGGATGAGACCGAGCAAAACCTTGCCAAACACCTTGTGCAACTCGAGGAAACCCTTGACCTTGTTAGCACGGAGCTATTGCCCAACCGCCTCTGCCAATACCTCTTTGAACTAAGCCAGCTTTTCAACCAGTTCTACGATCGCTGCCCTATCCTCTCGGCTACTGAGCCAACGAAGCAATCCCGTCTAACTCTTGCCTATCTCACTGCTCAAACGCTGAAACTAGGGCTATCTCTTCTGGGGATTCCAGTTTTGGATCGGATTTAG
- the petN gene encoding cytochrome b6-f complex subunit PetN, whose protein sequence is MDIITLGWVGVLSVFTLSIAFVVWGRHGM, encoded by the coding sequence ATGGATATTATCACGCTCGGTTGGGTGGGTGTTCTCAGTGTCTTTACGCTTTCGATCGCCTTTGTGGTCTGGGGGCGTCACGGCATGTAG